In a genomic window of Heterodontus francisci isolate sHetFra1 chromosome 21, sHetFra1.hap1, whole genome shotgun sequence:
- the LOC137381086 gene encoding probable G-protein coupled receptor 139, with the protein MCPCWNSHCSCIPPAVQKLQIGLPRVKQLSVVAFTIFQVFFIIMFQEAKRDLTQPLLIRWRSFQSATNIGTCKINLLAIVILSRGKCGLSTCTTRYLVAMATADLLVILTEVILFRIGYYYFLGSFLHITPVCSLIGALICAATDCSVWFTVTFSFDRFVAICCQKLKTKYCTKKTAAVILATACILLCLRNSPFYFAYEPREIIDNVPWGCSTKLSYFTDPGWVGFDWFDVVLTPLLPFALILLLNALTVRHILVVSRVRKELRGRNKGENHSDPEMESRRKSVILLFTISGSFILLWLVNVIEFLYYNIAGTNNNYYNDSQYIFQQVGWMLQVLSCCTNTFIYGVTQSKFREQVKTVVKYPVALIIQSMNKQHN; encoded by the exons ATGTGTCCTTGCTGGAACTCGCACTGCTCTTGTATACCACCAGCTGTACAAAAACTGCAGATTGGGTTGCCCAG GGTAAAACAATTGAGCGTTGTTGCATTTACCATCTTTCAAGTGTTCTTCATCATTATGTTTCAGGAGGCCAAGAGAGATTTGACGCAACCGCTTCTGATCCGATGGCGGTCTTTTCAATCTGCAACCAATATTGGCACTTGCAAAA ttaatttactggcgattgtgatcctgtcccggggaaaatgtggcctctccacctgcaccacacgctatctggtggccatggcaacggcggatctgttGGTCATTCTCACTGAAGTCATACTATTCAGGATTGGTTATTATTATTTCCTGGGATCTTTCCtgcacatcacccctgtgtgtagtcttATCGGTGCCCTGATATGTGCAGCGACAGACTGTTCTgtgtggttcactgtcactttctcctttgatcgatttgtggccatttgttgccagaagctgaaaacgaaatattgcacaaagaaaactgcagctgtgattCTAGCAAcagcctgcattctgctctgtttaagaaATTCTCCCTTCTATTTTGCATATGAACCTAGAGAAATAATCGACAATGTGCCATGGGGCTGTTCTACAAAACTAAGCTATTTTACTgatcccggatgggtgggatttgattggtttgatgtagttttaacaccattgctcccatttgctttaattttgttgctcaatgctctgacagtcagacacattttagtggtcaGCCGTGTCCGTAAGGAACTGAGGGGTCGGAACaaaggagagaatcacagtgacccagaaatggagagcagaaggaagtctgtgattttactcttcaccatatctggcagcttcatacttctgtggctggtaaatgttatagaattcttatattataacattgcaGGGACAAATAACAATTATTACAATGATTCCCAGTATATCtttcaacaagtcggatggatgcttcaggttttaagttgctgcacaaacacgtttatttatggtgtgacacagtccaagttcagagagcaggtcaagaccgTGGTGAAATATCCAGTCGCATTAATTATTCAATCAATGAATAAACAACACAATTGA